In Bacteroidota bacterium, the genomic window CCGTAGCCAGCGGCTTTTGCACTTCGGCTCCGGCGCCGTTTGAAACAGCCATGGGCAAAAAGCCGAGTGAGGCTACGGTGGCCGTCATCAACACCGGACGTAAGCGCACGGCTATGCCACGGCGTATTACATTCAGCAAATCGTCGGGCAGTTCTTCGCTTTGCAGGCGGTTAAACTCGGCTACCAGCACAATGCCGTTGAGCACCGCCACACCAAACAGGGCAATAAAGCCCACGCCGGCCGAAATGCTGAACGGCATATCGCGCAGCCAGAGCGCCACAATGCCGCCCACAGCCGAAAACGGAATAGCCGAGAAAATGAGCAGCGAATGCCGCACATTGCCGAAGTTGAAAAATAACAACAGTAAAATAAGCAGCAAGGCTACAGGCACGGCCACAGCCAAACGGCTGCGCGCTTCCACGAGGTTTTCAAACTGTCCGCCATAAGTAACATAAAAGCCCGGCGGCATTTTTACCTGCGCATCAATTTTTCCGCGCAGTTCATTTACCACCGATTCCACATCGCGTCCGCGCACGTTGAAGCCAATGGTGAGGCGGCGTTTGGCATCCTCGCGCTGAATCTGGTTGGCACCGGTTTCGGTTTTTACTTCGGCCACCTGCGTAATCGGAACTTGCTGTCCGCCGGGTGTGGTTACGTACAATGCGCGCACATCATTGATGTTATTACGATGCTCCGCATCAAGACGCACCACAAGGTCAAAGCGGCGTTCGCCTTCAAACACCTGCCCGGCAGTGGCACCGGCAAAAGCGGTTTGCAGCGTTCGGTTCACATCATCCACATGCAAACCAAACACGGCCAGTTTTTCGCGCTGCACACGTACCACAATTTGCTCCAGCCCAGATACTTCTTCCACATACAAATCGCTGCAACCGTCAATGCCCGGCACGAGATGCGCAATGCGTGCAGCCACGGCAGTGAGTGAGTCGAGGTCTTCGCCAAAAATTTTCACGGCCACATCCTGCCTTGCACCGGTCATGAGTTCGTTAAAACGCATTTGTATCGGCTGCTGAAAACCAAATGTAACGCCGGGAATAACGCTTAGTGCTTCGCCCATTTTTTCGGCAAGTTCTTCACGCGTTTCAGCCGATGTCCATTCGCTGCGATCCCTGAGTGTAATAATCAGATCGCCTGATTCGATGGGCATGGGATCGGTGGGCACTTCGCTGCTGCCGATTTTGGCTACCACATGTTTTACTTCGGGGAAGTTGTTGCGGATAATTTTTGCAGCTTCGTTTGATGTGTTGATGGTTTGCTGCAATGAGCTTCCTTTAAGCAAACGCATTTCCACCGCAAAATCGCCTTCTTCAAGCGTAGGAATAAATTCGCCGCCCAATGTGCCAAACAACAGCACGGCGCCCACCAGCAAGGTTACGGCCGAGGAAATAATGAGCACCGGTCTGCGCAAGGCACGGTCAAGCAAAGGCAGAAAGGCTTTACGCACGACGCCAATCATTTTATCAGACAATGTAACCCTGCCGCTAATTTTTTTGCTGAGCAGCAGCGATGAAATGACCGGCACATAGGTAAGCGAAAGCAGGAACGCGCCGAGAATGGCATACGCTACCGTTTCGGCCATGGGGCGAAACATTTTTCCTTCTACACCAGACAGCGCCAGAATGGGCAGATACACAATCAGAATAATCAACTCACCAAACACCGCCGAACGCATGAGCCGTTTGGCCGACGACTCCACTTCTATATTCATTTCAGACTGAAGCAAACGGCCGGGTTGCCGCAAATGCAAATGATGCAGCGTGGCTTCCACAATAATTACCGCACCATCTACAATTAAACCGAAATCAATTGCACCCAAACTCATCAGGTTGCCCGATACGCCGGTAAGCACCATCATGCCAATGGCAAACAGCAGCGAAAGCGGAATAACAGAGGCCACTACCAGCCCTGCACGCAGGTTGCCGAGAAACAACACCAGCACAAAAATTACAATCAACGCCCCTTCGAGCAGGTTGGTGGTAACCGTGCTTACCGATTTATTTACAAGTGCCGTGCGGTCGAGGAAAGGTGCAACGGTTACGCCTTCGGGCAGGGTTTTGTTGATTTGTGCGATGCGTGTTTTTACTGCTTCGATTACCTGCGAGGAGTTGGCGCCCTTGAGCATCATTACTACAGCGCCTACGGCTTCGCCTTTTCCGTCGATGGTCATGGCGCCGTAGCGTGTGGCGCTGCCGAAGGTAACGGTGGCCACATCGCGCAGCAGCAGTGGTGTACCGTTTTCGTTGAGGCGGATAACCACACTGGCAATATCATCGGTGCTGCCGAAAAGTCCTTCGCTGCGAATGAACCAGGCTTTTGGTTCTTTGTCGATGTAGGCGCCGCCGGTGTTCTGGTTGTTGCGTTCGAGCGCGGTGAAAATATCGTTGAACGACACATTCATGGCGCGCAGCTTATCGGGGTTTACGGCTATTTCGTATTGTTTGAGGTGACCGCCAAAGCTGCTTACTTCGGCCACACCTTCTACACCGATAAGCTGGCGACGCACCTGCCAGTCTTGCAGGGTGCGGAGTTCGGTAGCATTGTAGCGGCCTTCGTAGCCGGGCTTTACACGCAGGGTGTATTGATAAATTTCGCCAAGCCCGGTGGTCACAGGCGCAAGTTCGGGCGAGCCGCTGCCGGGCGGAATGGCCGAGCGGGCGGCAGGAAGGCGCTCGCTTATTTGCTGGCGTGCCCAGTAAATATCGGTCGATTCGGAGAACACAATGGTGACCACCGAAAGCCCGAAGCGCGAAATGGAACGTATTTCGGTAATGCCCGGAATGGTGGCCATGGTTTGTTCGACCGGGAAGGTAATAAGGCGCTCTACTTCCTGCGCGGCGAGCGAAGGGGTAACGGTAATTACCTGCGCCTGGTTGTTGGTAATATCGGGAACCGCATCGACCGGCAGCCGCGTAAGCGACCAGGTTCCCCAGGCAATAAGTGCAAGCACAAAAAGCCCGATTACCAGTTTGTTCCGCATGGAAAAGCGGATAACTGCGTTTAGCATAAAAATGGGAATAAGTTAAACTGTGGAATACCGCTGCGCACGGGCGAAGCGGGAAACAAAAAACAGTTTAAGCTTTGGGTGGCTGCCAGATGGCGGTGTGACAACCTTCGGGAATGAAGGTTTGGACAGGAATGCTGTAGTGTGCATACACTACGGGAATGATAAACGAGAAGTGCTGGATGAGCGGCTGATCAATAGGCGCTTCTACCACGTGGTTGTGGTGGTTGCCCTGAAAGGGAAGCTGGTCGTGCGAATGCGAGTGTTCGGAATTGCCGAAGTAATGATCGAGCAGGAAATTGGAAAAGGAGAGTGCGGGTTGTTCGCTGCTGTGTTCGGCATAATGCGAGAAAAGCATGGGCAGCTTCAATAACTCATGCGCCTCAGTAGTGCCGCTGAGGAAGACAAAAAGTAAAAGCCAGGCTGCAATGCGTTTCATGGTGTAAAGCAAAGGTAGGGATTGATTGTGAACGGTGCAGGATTTTTATTGGTTTTTTGGAATACAGGAGGAATGGGTGCCTAGCCCTGACTGTAGCGGAAATGCAGCCGCAAAAAATAGTTGGTTGCTAACCTTCCGAGGTTTTAAGACCTCGGAAGGTTGAACTGGTTGTTGTTTTTTGCGGCTGCATTGCAGCGGAAGGCAGGAGCCAGACGGTTTTTAATAGCACCGGTAAGTTCGCTCCAAAACCCAATGAGATTAGTAATTGTTAACCCAATTTGCCACTCCGGTTAAATCGGGCATTGCAAAAATTGCCGTTTCTCCCTCCGGAATTTTATCGCCGATAAAGATGGCAAACATGTCTGCGTTGGAAGCAAAACGCAGGTCGCTGGCCGAATCGCCAACCATGAGTGCGAGTGAAAAATCAATTTCGGGAAAATCTTCTTTTGCTTTCAACGCCATGCCGATACCGGGTTTGCGCATGGGCGAATTTTCGTGGCTGAGTTGGGGTGCAAAATACACCGCATCAATTTTTACACCGGCTTCGGCAAAAGCGGCGTGCATTTTTTCGTGTACGGCAGCAAGATCAGCCTCGCTGTAAAGCCCTTTGCCAATGCCCTGCTGGTTGGTGACCACCACAATGCGGCCGAAGTGTTTTGACAGTTTGGCCACGGCCTGTGCTGCGCCGGGGAGCATTTCAAACTCGCCGGGATGTTTTACATAATCATCCGGCAAACGGCGGTTTATTACGCCGTCGCGGTCGAGAAAGAGGGTCCACGATTTGTTGATGGCGGAAGGGTGCAGCATGTGTGTAAAGGTAAGGAGCCGGTGCGATTATCAGGAAAAATACAAAGGGCTGTTCCGGTGAGAAACAACCCTTTGCAATAATTGGATTTTTGCGGTTAAAACACCACCAGCTGCCGCACGGTTTGCGACTGCTTACCGGTTAAACGAATCATGTACGTGCCTGATCCGTTTGTGGTAAGATTAATAACCTGCTGATAGCGTCCGGTGAAATTGGTGAGCTGTTCTTCATACACCCGCTTCCCATCGGCCGAGTAGATGCTGAGCACATAATCATCGTTATTCTCCACATCAAACAGGAGTTCAAACACACCGTTGTTCGGGTTGGGCTGGATGAAGAAGAAGCGCGGTGCTGCTTCTGCAATACCATTTACAAGCACAGGCTGCGACTCTTCCGAACTACAGCCAAGCGTGTTGCTGAGAATTACGGTGTACATGCCCACCGTAGTGGCCTGATAGGTTTGCGAAGTAGCGCCGGCAATGGCCACACCATTCAGGTACCACTGATAAAACTGTGCTGTTACCGAAGAGGTAAGCGTGAAACCACTCACAATAATTGTGGGTGTAAGTAACGGCGGATATACGTTTACCGCGCGTGTTTGTGTGGTGCTGCATCCGGCCGCGTCGGTTGCGGTTACAGAGTAAGTGGTGGTGAAAGTGGGGAACACCTGTACACTGTCGTCGGCCGCGAAGGCGAGGAGTTGCTGCTGCGGTTGCCAGTTGTAGCTGTAGCTGCTGTTGTTGGTGGCCAGCACAACCGTATCGCCGAGGCAGATGGAGGATGTGGGGGCAATGGCAAATGAGGG contains:
- a CDS encoding CusA/CzcA family heavy metal efflux RND transporter translates to MLNAVIRFSMRNKLVIGLFVLALIAWGTWSLTRLPVDAVPDITNNQAQVITVTPSLAAQEVERLITFPVEQTMATIPGITEIRSISRFGLSVVTIVFSESTDIYWARQQISERLPAARSAIPPGSGSPELAPVTTGLGEIYQYTLRVKPGYEGRYNATELRTLQDWQVRRQLIGVEGVAEVSSFGGHLKQYEIAVNPDKLRAMNVSFNDIFTALERNNQNTGGAYIDKEPKAWFIRSEGLFGSTDDIASVVIRLNENGTPLLLRDVATVTFGSATRYGAMTIDGKGEAVGAVVMMLKGANSSQVIEAVKTRIAQINKTLPEGVTVAPFLDRTALVNKSVSTVTTNLLEGALIVIFVLVLFLGNLRAGLVVASVIPLSLLFAIGMMVLTGVSGNLMSLGAIDFGLIVDGAVIIVEATLHHLHLRQPGRLLQSEMNIEVESSAKRLMRSAVFGELIILIVYLPILALSGVEGKMFRPMAETVAYAILGAFLLSLTYVPVISSLLLSKKISGRVTLSDKMIGVVRKAFLPLLDRALRRPVLIISSAVTLLVGAVLLFGTLGGEFIPTLEEGDFAVEMRLLKGSSLQQTINTSNEAAKIIRNNFPEVKHVVAKIGSSEVPTDPMPIESGDLIITLRDRSEWTSAETREELAEKMGEALSVIPGVTFGFQQPIQMRFNELMTGARQDVAVKIFGEDLDSLTAVAARIAHLVPGIDGCSDLYVEEVSGLEQIVVRVQREKLAVFGLHVDDVNRTLQTAFAGATAGQVFEGERRFDLVVRLDAEHRNNINDVRALYVTTPGGQQVPITQVAEVKTETGANQIQREDAKRRLTIGFNVRGRDVESVVNELRGKIDAQVKMPPGFYVTYGGQFENLVEARSRLAVAVPVALLLILLLLFFNFGNVRHSLLIFSAIPFSAVGGIVALWLRDMPFSISAGVGFIALFGVAVLNGIVLVAEFNRLQSEELPDDLLNVIRRGIAVRLRPVLMTATVASLGFLPMAVSNGAGAEVQKPLATVVIGGLISATLLTLLVLPVLYLLIEQKHLIRMKTKHAAALLVAVLLLSGSTNLSAQTALPLDSCVQMALRQSPKMRAANAAVAQQQALVRATFTPGTTQAEYTQGNINSPLRDNMISVSQSIVSPALLISNRHLAQAQVLQQQASQQLTQQQLVLEVKQTWLLLAAMKAQEILLRRHDSLLQLNENAAQRRYTAGDATLLEATVARSERMLAAQQLMQHQAEIRSTEQMLQLLTGSSSPVTTPPGSELTPVTWPVYDSLKLATAPQLVLAQQTTAVAALAARSEKARLMPELTAGYFNQSITGYQIINGQEVFIGNDQRFDGFRVGVSFPLGTGAQAARIKAAKLGQNVAQEQEAQQRLELQMQLLRLEQERQSLKTMLALYTSQLLPQAQLQEKQALAARQSGSISQTEYLQAMAQVLSIRLRHQQLIQSNNQLALEFNFLCGTL
- a CDS encoding HAD family hydrolase; protein product: MLHPSAINKSWTLFLDRDGVINRRLPDDYVKHPGEFEMLPGAAQAVAKLSKHFGRIVVVTNQQGIGKGLYSEADLAAVHEKMHAAFAEAGVKIDAVYFAPQLSHENSPMRKPGIGMALKAKEDFPEIDFSLALMVGDSASDLRFASNADMFAIFIGDKIPEGETAIFAMPDLTGVANWVNNY